A genomic window from Lotus japonicus ecotype B-129 chromosome 1, LjGifu_v1.2 includes:
- the LOC130736449 gene encoding uncharacterized protein LOC130736449 produces MEAKLDKLEAKLDEIQFSVTQMLLKSYQQQFESPQCYPQENFENIWCDPPCYHPQGQFQQPIYAPPCYYLQEEFQYPFHDPHHSQEEFHQPWNDPPQFLEDLSKQYEANQAQFQQSRHEEPSILQEIQDMLNQMSANLNANANQHLQDTANLQAPVNELVAHAPTLQHEADAEIDDEVNPCVDTHLDASTDGSGDVNEFEVDVASDANSNDEDNKQEIYLPLPHRTYESEKIYPSEEENKLLDDFKKCFAGHEVKKMDVECGSKLVVHMLEKSFHSN; encoded by the exons atggaagctaaacttGATAAGCTAGAAGCCAAACTCGACGAGATACAATTTTCTGTTACACAAATGTTGCTCAAGAGCTATCAACAACAGTTTGAGTCACCTCAATGTTATCcacaagagaattttgaaaatatttggtgtgacccaccttgctatcatccacaagggcaattccaacagcctatttatgcaccaccatgctactacctgcaagaggaatttcaatatccttttcatgatccacatcattcacaagaggaattccatcaaccttggaatgatccaccccaatttttggaagacctttcaaagcaatatgaagcaaaccaagcccagtttcaacaatctcgacacgaggaaccttccatattgcaagaaattcaagacatgttgaaccaaatgtctgcaaatctcaatgcaaatgctaatcaacacctgcaagatactgcgaatttacaagctccagttaacgagctagttgcacacgctcccacattgcaacatgaagctgatgcagagattgatgatgaagttaatcCTTGTGTTGATACTCATCTTGATGCTAGCACTGATGGTTCTGGTGATGTTAATGAGTTTGAAGTCGATGTTGCTTCTGATGCTAATTCTAATGATGAGGACAACAAACAAGAAATATATCTCCCTCTTCCACATAGAACTTATGAGAGTGAGAAGATTTATCctagtgaagaagaaaataagttgttggatgatttcaagaaGTGTTTTGCAGGGCATGAAGTTAAGAAGATGGATGTAGAATGTGGTTCTAAATTA gtggtACACATGCTCGAAAAAAGTTTTCACTCAAATtga